A stretch of DNA from Staphylococcus sp. KG4-3:
TCCTTTTACTTGGAAATATTCACCTTTATAATCTAGTGTGTGCATTTTGTTTTTATCTAAATATTCGCCTTTTTCATTATCAAATTTAAACGCATCATCTTCATATGAATCCCATAATCCTTGTACCACTTGAATATGTTCTTCAGCGATATCATATCTCGTATCATGCTCCGGATGTTCACCTTTACTATAGTTATCTGCACTACCCTCAAGTGGTGATGTAACAACGTTCCATCCTGCGCGTCCGTGACTGATATTATCAATCGTTGCTAACTGTCTCGCAACGGTAAAAGGTTCACTATATGAAGTTGAAATTGTACCAACTAAACCAATTTTTTGAGTAATAGACGCAAGTGCAGCAAGTAGCGTTAAAGGTTCGTGTCTGTCTAAGAAATGAGGGATAGACTTCTCATGAATATATAGACCATCTGCTACAAAAACAAAACTAAAACCTGCTCGCTCTGCTCTCTTAGCAATGTCTAGTTGGTATTCAAAGTTAGTACTGGCATCGCTAGGAACTTCATTAGATTTCCAAGCATGCATATGACTACCTGGACCATTTAACATAATTCCAAAATCTATTTTTTTCTGACTCATAATACCCCTTCTTTCTGGTTAGCAATTGTGTATAATGGAGCAAGTTTCTCCACCGTTTTCACTCTTAATTTGTGATTCTGTATTGGCATATGCAACATAAACTCATCGATGAGTCCTTCGTTGTTTAACTGAGATAATTGATGTCTAACTTCAGCAGCTGAGCCTTCTAAAACGTCTATTTGCTTTTCCTCAACTTCAAAATGTTCTGCACTTTGTTTACTAAATGCTTCTAGTTGCTCCTTAGTATTTACAGTAATTTTTCTACCATCCTTAAAATGCAAAGCATAATTTGTACGACCATCTTTAACTAATTCTTTATCATTTTCATTTTCTGTTACTACTGCTGCTACAGCAACAATAAAACGCCCTTTTGGATATTGCTGTTTATAAGATTTCACTGCACTTATTAACATATCAACATTAGAATTAATAAAGAAAGCATATACAAAACCAACATTTTCATTTGCTGCAAATTGTGCCGAACGGTCACTGCCCCCTAATAAAAAGAGCTCTGGCTTAGGAACTTCATTATCTCTTATAGAAGTTTGTAATTGATTATATGCATCATCTTCTTTAAAATTTCGATTATTTAAATTGTTTAACAGTTGGAATTTATCATTGAATGTAACTTGTGGCGATTTGAATTCTGATTGCAGAGCCTGTGTTGCTAATGGAAATCCACCAGGTGCTTTACCAACCCCTAAATCAACTCTACCTGGTGCAAGGTGACTAATAAAATGGAATTGTTCTATTACTTTAAAAGGACTATAGTGCTGTAACATTACTCCTCCTGAACCAATACGTATTTCGTTAGTCTTGTTGAGTAGATGTGTCACTAATATTTCTGGGCTTGTACCCGCAACTTCTGGAATATTATGATGCTCTGCAACAAAATATCTCGTATATTTTAATTTATCTGCTAGTTGTGCTAATTCAACAGTTCGTTGTATACCCTCATTTACAGTTTCATTAATATCAATTGGACTTTGATCTAGAATGCTCATAGATGTCATATATAATCCCCCCAAATCAATTTTCTGAATATTAGATTACTAGTAATACTATGCTCCTCATACAACTTTGTCAAGTATTCTTATCGTTTTAGTAAGGATTAAATAAAGCTAGATTTATTTAATCCTTACTAAAACGATAAGAACTTTAAAAACAGCATAAAAAAAGAGAAGTGGAGTATTATATTATCTCAACTTCTCTTTTGATATTACTAGATTTAATTTTAAATTAGTCACTAGTTATTTATAATGCTGTATATCCCCCATCAATTGTGACAACACTACCAGTAACAAATGATGAAGCATCAGAAGCTAAATATAGTGCTGCACCTTGTAATTCTTCAGGTACACCAGGACGACCTAATGGTGTAAAATTCATCCATGTATCAATCATTTCTCCACCTTGAGCAAAATAATCTCTAGTTAATTCTGTTTCCATATAACCTGGAGCAATAGTATTTACACGTATACCATGTTCTGCCCATTCACTTGCTAAGCTTTTAGTAAACATAATTACCGCACCTTTAGAAGTATTATATGCCGCCTGTGGTTGTGGCGTATTTACAATGATACCTGACATTGAAGAAGTGTTCACAATAGTACCTTTTTGCTGTTTGATCATCACTTTACCTACAGCTTGTGAAACTAAAACCATGCTGTTGATATTGACATCCATATTTTTAACCCAACGATCGTAAGGCATATCTTCAAATTTAACATGTTCGTTGATTCCAGCATTGTTGAATAGAATGTCTATGTGCCCAAACTTATCCATTACATCTGAAACCATTTGCTCAACATCCGACACGTTTGTTACATCTACTTTACATGCCAAGGCTTGATTTCCTGTTTCAGTTTCAAATTCGTTTGCTGTTTCTTTTGCTAAATCTAAATTAATATCAGCAATAACTAAGTTTGCACCTGCTTCAGCTAAACCTTTCCCCATTGCTTTTCCTAGTCCTGAGGCACCTCCTGTCACAATTGCGACTTGACCATCCAGTTTGAATTTGTCTAAAACACTCATATTATGTAACCTCCATTTATTTCGTTTATTAATTGTAATTGTAAAATAAATTAATATTCAAAGATAGTGGAAACGCTTACTGATTTTATTCTCTACATTTAAATATCTAGATAATTTCCACATATTCACTTAGAAAAATTCAATTATTAGATAGTATGCTATAACTTTGACAGCTACTTTAGTGTTGATATTAAAGTAATTTGGTAATATCCAACCATTCTTAACTTAATAAATCTATAACTAGAATCAACGATATCTTTTTTAATAATTTATATAAAAAAGACGAGACAGAAATCAAAATTTAAAATTTGATTTTTGTCTCGCCTAGCGTAGTTATTTTACATGCTAATTTTTACGATTAAATAATATTTAGTAAGACCAACCTAATGGATTTTCCACATGTTCTTCTAATTCTATTTCATCAATATCAACCATTGATTCTGAAATATTTCTAGAATGATAACCGATTCGTTCTAATATTGCAATCATATCCAGATATAATAAGCCACCTTCTGGTGAACACTCACCTGAACTTAAACGTTTAATATGTTTTTTCCTTAAATCATGTTCAAGTTTGTATGAATCATTACTTATTTTAACAATTTCATCACGCTTAACTCGATCATAAACGTTGAACATTTCAACTGTCTTTTCAAATGACATGTTAACATGATTGTAAAGCTTTTCAATACTTTGTTCAGCTTTATCAGATATTTTGATAGGATTTGTATCTTTTTTCTTCAAATCTAATAAATAGGCTTCTGATAAACCAGCCACTTTCAACATCGTGCGATTAACATCGAATAATACTGACATCCTTTCTGCATCATCTTGTGACAACTTCTTCTCAGATATTTTAGTAAGATACTGTCTGACATTATCATACATGTTGTCAATTGCTGCATGTTTCTGAATAATATCTTTTTCAGTTTTTTCGTCGTAGTGATTGACTTTTTGCAACATGGATAACGTCATTCTACCAATGTTTTGAATTTCATCTTGAGCTTCTTGTAGAGCAATATTAGGTGCTCTATTAATTAAGTTCTTATCAAGATGTCTTGGTTTGTATTTTTCATTAATATCTTCACCTGGTATTATTTTCGTAACTATCCAAGCTAGTACAAAAATAAATGGTAATTGAATTAAAGTATTTGTTACGTTAAATGTACCGTGTGCAAATGCAATAACCATTTCTGGTTTTAAATTCATTGCGCCTTGCATCCACTCAATAACTAATTGATACAACGGTAAGATGAGCAAGAATATTGCTGCACCTATCACGTTAAACATAACATGAACTGCTGCAACACGTTTTGATGCAAGAGAACCTGCTAAACTTGCTAAAACAGCAGTAATCGTTGTACCGATATTATCACCTAATAGTACTGGCAGTGCACCATGCAAGCTAATTAAATCATTAGCAAAGAACCCTTGTAATATACCAATTGTTGCACTTGAGCTTTGGATGATAACTGTTAAGAATGTACCAGCTATAACACCATATATTGGATTTGATGACATATCTAACATGATTTGTTTAAACCCATCTAAATTAGCGAGTGGCTTCACTGCACCACTCATTAACTCTAAGCCATAAAAAAGAGAACCAAAACCAAATAAAATCATACCTATATTTTTTACTTTTCTTTTCTGGATAAAGAAAATCAAAAATGCGCCAATAGCTAGGATGGGTAGTGAATAAGCACCGATATCAATACCTATTATAAATGCTGTAACCGTGGTACCTATATTCGCTCCCATAACAACTCCAATTGCTTGTCGCATTGTCATAAATCCTGCACTTACAAGACCAATCGTAATGACAGTAGTCCCTGAACTACTTTGAATTAAAATCGTAACAATCATACCTGCCAAAACACCCATGATTGGATTACTAGTAAATTTATTTAATATACTTCTCAGTCGATCGCCAGCAGTTGCTTGTAAGCCATCGCCCATCTGTTTAATTCCGTATAAAAATATACCTAAACCACCGATAAAAGTGAAAATTATCTCCATTACAGAAGAATCCATCGTCACACCTCTTTAAATTATTTGTAAACTATGTGAATTATAACTTATTTTTGTTAAGCAAATGTTAATTCTTTATTAAAATTATAGATAATGTGCTAAACAATTATGCAATCATATTTCAAACAGTTTTCAACATTCATTTAAACAGTGTAATGACAGTGTTTAATAAAAACAATGGGTAGTACATTTGATACAAATTAATTTTGTATATTTTATGAAATATGATTTTGAATTAAGTTACTATTGAAATGTTTATATAAAAGGGTTAGAAATCAAATAATCAATTTGATTTCTAACCCTGCTAACAAAATTGTTCATTTTAAATCAATATAATAATTAGTGTTGCATTTGATACATTTATGACGGAACTTCTGTACGTTTCCCACTATGTTTTCTAATTATTGCAGCGCTTATTGAAGAAACAACTCCAAAAATAATAAAACCGATAAACATCCACATAGTAGCATTCATTTCTAGTGGTTGATCCATATAAAGTAATGCTCTCAAATATTCACCATAGTGAGTGAATGGATTCCAACTCACAACATAATCTTGATAAAATTGCGGTAGCATTTGTTTAGGAAACATTACAAGTTGCATGCTAAAGAACATTGCTATAAAGAATATTGGAATAGACTTCATACCTAACCAAGTCATAACACCTAAAATAAGACCAATAAAGCCTAGTAATGCAATAGAAACAAAAAGACCTATTTTATTAATATCAGGGAAATCAAATCCTTGAACACTAGACATAAAGTATACATAACCAAATCCACCTACAAAGGCAGTAACAACTGCAATTGCAAGTTGACCTAACGACGCAATAATGCGGTGCGAAATTATAATATTATCTGAAGTTCTAAATGCAAAGAACAGCAAAATAGATGCCACAATCGAACTAATCCACACTGGCATAAACATCAAGAATGATGCATTACCATTACCTTGATGGTCTTTAACTTTATGAATCTTTTGATCTGATACTTTCACAGGGTTTGTAAGTCCTTGAATATCACTAGGGTTAACTTTAACATCCTGTTTTTCTAGAGTATCTAAACCTTGTTGTGTTATTTGTTTATTTAAATTATCACCGATACCTTTTAATACATTTGAAGAAATTTGTGATGCTTGCATATTCGCACCACTATTAATCAATGTTTTAAATTCTGCTTGGTTGACTGTTATGTCTTGTGAAGCAGCAGATTTATCCATTTGACTTTGCATTTTTTTAGCCTGTTCTGGCGGTATTTCACCTGATTGTATTTTCTCTTGTATTTCTTGCTTTTTACTATCCATTACTATTTTTTGAGTTTTACTCATCGCATGTTTTGAAAAATCTTTCTCAAAAATAGCTGCACCAAAATATTTTTGGTCATCTAATCCTTTTCGAGCATCTTTTTCATTATCTACTTCAACCCATTTTATAGTATCAGAATCACTATTTAATAGTTTATCTTCTAACTTTTTACCAATGTTAATGTCATTATTTTGAATAGATGTGCCTTCATCTTGATTAACAATAGCAATTGGTAAAGCTTTTGGTTTAGGATTGTAAGCTGGATAAAATGCTATTGAAAATATTGCCAATATGATTAAAATTGCTATTGGCGCTATCCAAAGTAATTTATTTTTAAATATATTCATATTAATTACCTCCTTTTTGAACATTGTGTTGATTAATCACTACTTTGTTTATTATAATGAGCATAATTCAATAAGCAATATTCAATAAACTTCATTTTGTTTGTTTATCAACAAATAAACATGGTTTGTCTATTAAAGTTTAAGGAGATGAGTAAAATGATAGAAGATCGTCGTGTCAGAAAAACTAAAAATGCAATCAAACAAGCTTTTATAAAATTATTAGCAGAAAAAGAACTAGAGCGAATAACGATACAAGATATAACATCCTTAGCAGATATTAACCGAGGTACTTTCTATTTACACTACGAAGATAAATATATTTTACTTTCAGACCTAGAAGATGAAATTCTCGTTGGTTTAGCAGATGAAATAGGTACTTATAAGTTGGTTATGCAAGATTCAAATTTAGAAGACTTCGCTAAAATATTTTCGGAAAAAATTCTTAAAAATATCATTCTCCATATCCAAAAAGATATCGATTTTTACTTAGTTATTTTTAAGTTAGATAGAAAAAGCCATCTTGAAGATAAGATTTCAGAACTTATGTACTCTAATATGACAAAAAACCTTAACAACAAACAAAAAATTTCAGGCATACCAATAGATTATTTTCATAGTTATGTTTCAGGTGCTACGATTTCTTTTATCAAACATTGGGTACAAGATAATAATAGAATGGAACCCGATATTGTTGCTGATCACTTATTCAAAATTATATTTAACGGACCATTACGTCTAATGGCAAAAGAACAATATCAATAACACTTCTGAAGAAAGGACCTCATTTTATCATGATAACTGCATATAAACATTCACAAACTGATAAAATAATCGAATCTAAACTAGATCAAACAGCTTCATGGGTTAATGTTGTTGATCCCAACTGGGAGGAAATCGAAATGCTTATAGATCGCTATGACATTCCTGAAGATTTCATACGAGACCCATTAGATAGAGAAGAGAGTGCGCGTGTTGAATACGACGAAGATTCGCATTATTCATTAATTATATTAGACTTACCTATTATAAATGACACTAATTCAAAAGTATTGTCATTTATTACTATTCCTTTAGGAATTATTATTGGAAATAAAAAAATCATTACTATTTGTAATGTTGAAAATGAATTCTTAGAAAACTTTGCACGTCAGAACATAAACCTACGCTTTCATAGTCGTTTTGCATTAAATATATTGTTAACAATTACAAATCATTACAATAGAAATTTGAGATTACTGAATAAAACACGTGTGCGTATTGAACGTGACTTAAAGAATAACGTCACAAATAAACAACTTTATAATTTAATGGAAGTAGAAAAAAGTTTAGTTTATTTTTTAGCTGCACTTAAAGGTAATGAAGGCATAGTAAAGAAATTATTCCGTCTACCAGCTATGAAACGCTTTGATGAAGATGAAGACATTTTAGAGGACTTGTTAATCGAAAATAATCAAGCTTTAGAAACGACGAGACTTTATACAGATATATTAGAAAGTATCACTACTTCATACGCATCATTACTATCAAATGAGATGAATAATACGATGAAAACATTAACGCTTTTCACTGTATTTTTAACATTGCCAACTTTAGTATTTAGCTTTTTTGGCATGAATGTTCCCTTACCTATTGATGACCATAGTTATATTTCATGGCTCATTGTGATTGGCATTTCTCTCATTATCGTGACCATCGTAGGCGCGTTTTTATGGCGCAAACAAAAATTGTGAATTAGATTATAAACGCTTATTAAATCATACAAAATCTTTATAAAACTTTATAACGCTCATACAATGGTGAGAATAGTCTTTGTATAAGTAATATTTTCATTAAAATAACTGTCCTATAGACACCTTGCTATTAATAAGACAATTTTTGACTTCGACAAATTCATATACAAAATTTAAATCTAATATCACATCAACTTTACGTAATAAATAATTGTTAAGCACTAATTTAGAAATAGAAATCATTTCATATTGGTCTCTTTTATCAATTGATCTATGCAACATAATAAACACCATCACTGTTTAATTTATATATAATCTTTTTAGTGTAATATCGGCAGTGATTTAGACCGACTCCTGTGGTAGAACTCTAGTCGAAGATTATAGGCTAAGGCAGTGACCGCGGGAAGCATACAAAAAAACTGTCAACAAAGTTGGAGAATTTGTCGACAGTCTGAGACTAATCCGTATGAAGACGGATTAGTCTTTTATTTTGATAATGTAATTTTTGTACTACTTTAAATCTTAATATACCTTTATACTACTATGCTTCAATATTTCTATATTTCTTGCTATATGACAAAGCGTATGTTATGCAAAATGCTACGATAAATGCAATGATCATTGCTATACCGTAATGTAACCAACCATTGTTTTGGCCGCTAATAGATATAAATCCTGGTATACCTGCAGTGCCTAATGCAATAGCTTTAACTTTAAAGAATGCTATATAGGCAGAACCGATACCTGAACCTATAATTGCCCCAATAAACGGATATCTTAACTTCAAGTTCACACCAAACATTGCTGGTTCTGTAATACCTAGTAGAGCAGATACGCCCGCAGCGGATGCTACACCTTTTAATTTTTTATTTTCTTTTATAATAAAGAATGCTGCAAGGGCAGCCGCTCCTTGTGCAATATTAGACATTGTTGCAATAGGGAATATAAATGAACCGCCTGTTGATGAACTGTCAGCGATAAGTTGAGTTTCAATAGCAATAAAACTATGATGCATACCTGTGATAACAATCGGCGCATATAACAAACCAAATATAAGACCGCCGATAGCACCACCAAATTCATATAGCCACGTTAAACCGTCTGATAACCAATATCCTAAAGTACGTGTTAATGGACCAACAAATGAAAATGTTATAAAACCTGTTGATAATATTGCTAATAAAGGTGTTAATAAATTGTCTAATACTGTTGGTATAACTTTCCTTAGTCCTTTTTCAATTGTTGCAAGAATATATGTAGCTACTAGCATTGGTAATACTTGACCTTGATATCCTACTTGATTAATTTCGAGTCCAAATAAGTTCCAATGAGGAATCTCTTTTCCCGCTTCTAATGCTTTCGGATAATCATAAGCACTCATCAATTCTGGATGAACCAATATCATTCCAAGTGCTGCCCCGAGATATGCATTACCTCCAAATCGTTTTGCAGCACTAAAACCAATTAGTATAGGTAGTAATGTAAACGGCGCATTAGCAAAAATGTTAATCATTTCAGCTAAGCCACTAAACTGATTTTGTACTTCTATTAATGATTGATTATCATAAAAAATACCAGGTGCAGTTAATATATTATTGATACCCATGAGCAAACCACCAGCTACAATTGCTGGTATGATTGGAACAAAGATATCTGATAGCATTTTCACAAACCTTTGAAAAGGATTCATGTTTTTAGTGCCTTGCGCTTTCACATCTGACACCGAAGACGCTTCTTTACCGGTTATCTTTTCTAATTCACTAAACACTTTATTTACTGTACCAGAACCAATGATAACCTGATATTGTCCCCCAGTTGAAAATGTACCTTTTACAACATCCATATCCCCTAATGCCTTTTCATTAACCAAGTCTTCATTCTTTAATACAAGTCTCAAACGCGTTGCACAATGTGTCATTGCTTCAACATTATCCTCTCCACCAAGCGCTTGCAATATATTTTCTGCAGACTTTTTATAATTCATTATATTACCTCCTTTTTAATGGAACCGGTACCAAAACTTTATAATAATATTGTAATCGGTTCCATTAAATAACGCAATCCCATTTTTGTATATTCTTTGTGACTAAATTTAAAGTGTCAATAATTATCCAACTACCGTCATATCACTTCCTTTTATATTGAAATAATAGTATTTAATCTTGTCTATAAAATAGTCTTGTAGCATTTTTATATTTTCTTCATTTGTAGGTGCATTATCCAAATGAATTGACCAAGCTCTTGCAGGACATTCCGTATTACAAAACATTTTGTGTAGTTTTACTGTATTTCTATTTACAGGTAACTGATTTTTTTTCAATATTAAGGCTGCAATCCAATAACTAGCTTCTTCATTCTTAATAAATTGTTCATCAGACAATATTCCATTAATTTTTGATTGACAACGTTCTATACCTATATAATGCTCGTTCGCAAAAGTATTACCACAGTGCCACTCTACATATGGAGAGGGATGAAACCAATAACATGTCTGCTTATCAACATATGCACACGCCCATCCTTTTTCCAATTCATTATTATCTATCCTTTGCTGTAGCCAGACAATATAATCCTCTGCACTATTATTTTCTGCATCATCATGCAACACGACACCTAATACTTCAGATTTTAATTTCGTTATTTTAGATTCTTGATTGTAAAATTTAGAATAAATGTGCTTCATTTTTCAAAACCTCCGTGACAAATAGAACAATATGAATTTTTAAGTTGATTTCTCAGAAAAAATTATCTACTAACCAAAATACATTGTCTAAAATTTAATTTTTAACGCCGAATCTCTTTATAAGATTAAAAAATATTTATATTTAAAGGATTAAAAGTCATAACTTTTTGTAATATAATGTATTTTGAACAATATACCAATTCAAATTATTATCAGGAGTTGCCTTTACTATGAATAGTACAACTTTGTGTATCCACGAATTTCTAAACACTCATACACAACGATGTATACATCAAGTCATACTTTTATTTTCATTAAACAATAAGTTAGATGTTACCTTAAATGGCCATCAAATATCTGCTGAAAACCATATCATTATTATAAATCACAATGATTTATATCACATTTCAGATTCCGAACAAGTAGTAGAAATGTGTATACCTGTCCAACAATTCACAAAAACAATTAAAAGTTTTTTCAACTTTTACTATAACTACAAGTTATTAAATTCCAATGAATACCTTAAGTTCCAAATCTTAACGATGATTCAACAGTTGAGTCAATGCGGACCTACTGAGCCACCTATACTCAATGAAATTATAACTATAATTAATAAGGAGGCAAAAATAGAACATGACTTTACTTATGTTCCATCTATATGCACAGAAAACACCTTATTAAATGATATAACTGAGTTTATAAAAGCTCATGTTACCCAATCACTTTCCTCCAAAGATGTTTCGAGTACTTTTTATATTTCTGCGCCTTATATTTCTATATTGTTTAAGAAATATTTAGGTATTAGCTTTAAACATTATATAACTAGTCTTAAGATTGCTTTATCACTCGCTGATCTTATTCAAACGAAACACGCAATTTATCATATATCTGAACATTATGGATTCAATCATTATTCAAATTATATCCATCAATTTAAATTTTTCTTAAATATGACACCTAATGAATTTAGAAAATCAATACATGCTTCACATCAAAACAATATTGTACTAATCAATAATGATTTGGATAGATTCAAGCCCCAAATTGATTTAATAACTAAAGA
This window harbors:
- a CDS encoding MsnO8 family LLM class oxidoreductase → MTSMSILDQSPIDINETVNEGIQRTVELAQLADKLKYTRYFVAEHHNIPEVAGTSPEILVTHLLNKTNEIRIGSGGVMLQHYSPFKVIEQFHFISHLAPGRVDLGVGKAPGGFPLATQALQSEFKSPQVTFNDKFQLLNNLNNRNFKEDDAYNQLQTSIRDNEVPKPELFLLGGSDRSAQFAANENVGFVYAFFINSNVDMLISAVKSYKQQYPKGRFIVAVAAVVTENENDKELVKDGRTNYALHFKDGRKITVNTKEQLEAFSKQSAEHFEVEEKQIDVLEGSAAEVRHQLSQLNNEGLIDEFMLHMPIQNHKLRVKTVEKLAPLYTIANQKEGVL
- a CDS encoding SDR family NAD(P)-dependent oxidoreductase, encoding MSVLDKFKLDGQVAIVTGGASGLGKAMGKGLAEAGANLVIADINLDLAKETANEFETETGNQALACKVDVTNVSDVEQMVSDVMDKFGHIDILFNNAGINEHVKFEDMPYDRWVKNMDVNINSMVLVSQAVGKVMIKQQKGTIVNTSSMSGIIVNTPQPQAAYNTSKGAVIMFTKSLASEWAEHGIRVNTIAPGYMETELTRDYFAQGGEMIDTWMNFTPLGRPGVPEELQGAALYLASDASSFVTGSVVTIDGGYTAL
- a CDS encoding Na/Pi cotransporter family protein encodes the protein MDSSVMEIIFTFIGGLGIFLYGIKQMGDGLQATAGDRLRSILNKFTSNPIMGVLAGMIVTILIQSSSGTTVITIGLVSAGFMTMRQAIGVVMGANIGTTVTAFIIGIDIGAYSLPILAIGAFLIFFIQKRKVKNIGMILFGFGSLFYGLELMSGAVKPLANLDGFKQIMLDMSSNPIYGVIAGTFLTVIIQSSSATIGILQGFFANDLISLHGALPVLLGDNIGTTITAVLASLAGSLASKRVAAVHVMFNVIGAAIFLLILPLYQLVIEWMQGAMNLKPEMVIAFAHGTFNVTNTLIQLPFIFVLAWIVTKIIPGEDINEKYKPRHLDKNLINRAPNIALQEAQDEIQNIGRMTLSMLQKVNHYDEKTEKDIIQKHAAIDNMYDNVRQYLTKISEKKLSQDDAERMSVLFDVNRTMLKVAGLSEAYLLDLKKKDTNPIKISDKAEQSIEKLYNHVNMSFEKTVEMFNVYDRVKRDEIVKISNDSYKLEHDLRKKHIKRLSSGECSPEGGLLYLDMIAILERIGYHSRNISESMVDIDEIELEEHVENPLGWSY
- a CDS encoding ABC transporter permease, with the translated sequence MNIFKNKLLWIAPIAILIILAIFSIAFYPAYNPKPKALPIAIVNQDEGTSIQNNDINIGKKLEDKLLNSDSDTIKWVEVDNEKDARKGLDDQKYFGAAIFEKDFSKHAMSKTQKIVMDSKKQEIQEKIQSGEIPPEQAKKMQSQMDKSAASQDITVNQAEFKTLINSGANMQASQISSNVLKGIGDNLNKQITQQGLDTLEKQDVKVNPSDIQGLTNPVKVSDQKIHKVKDHQGNGNASFLMFMPVWISSIVASILLFFAFRTSDNIIISHRIIASLGQLAIAVVTAFVGGFGYVYFMSSVQGFDFPDINKIGLFVSIALLGFIGLILGVMTWLGMKSIPIFFIAMFFSMQLVMFPKQMLPQFYQDYVVSWNPFTHYGEYLRALLYMDQPLEMNATMWMFIGFIIFGVVSSISAAIIRKHSGKRTEVPS
- a CDS encoding TetR/AcrR family transcriptional regulator; protein product: MIEDRRVRKTKNAIKQAFIKLLAEKELERITIQDITSLADINRGTFYLHYEDKYILLSDLEDEILVGLADEIGTYKLVMQDSNLEDFAKIFSEKILKNIILHIQKDIDFYLVIFKLDRKSHLEDKISELMYSNMTKNLNNKQKISGIPIDYFHSYVSGATISFIKHWVQDNNRMEPDIVADHLFKIIFNGPLRLMAKEQYQ
- a CDS encoding magnesium transporter CorA family protein, with translation MITAYKHSQTDKIIESKLDQTASWVNVVDPNWEEIEMLIDRYDIPEDFIRDPLDREESARVEYDEDSHYSLIILDLPIINDTNSKVLSFITIPLGIIIGNKKIITICNVENEFLENFARQNINLRFHSRFALNILLTITNHYNRNLRLLNKTRVRIERDLKNNVTNKQLYNLMEVEKSLVYFLAALKGNEGIVKKLFRLPAMKRFDEDEDILEDLLIENNQALETTRLYTDILESITTSYASLLSNEMNNTMKTLTLFTVFLTLPTLVFSFFGMNVPLPIDDHSYISWLIVIGISLIIVTIVGAFLWRKQKL
- a CDS encoding sucrose-specific PTS transporter subunit IIBC, producing MNYKKSAENILQALGGEDNVEAMTHCATRLRLVLKNEDLVNEKALGDMDVVKGTFSTGGQYQVIIGSGTVNKVFSELEKITGKEASSVSDVKAQGTKNMNPFQRFVKMLSDIFVPIIPAIVAGGLLMGINNILTAPGIFYDNQSLIEVQNQFSGLAEMINIFANAPFTLLPILIGFSAAKRFGGNAYLGAALGMILVHPELMSAYDYPKALEAGKEIPHWNLFGLEINQVGYQGQVLPMLVATYILATIEKGLRKVIPTVLDNLLTPLLAILSTGFITFSFVGPLTRTLGYWLSDGLTWLYEFGGAIGGLIFGLLYAPIVITGMHHSFIAIETQLIADSSSTGGSFIFPIATMSNIAQGAAALAAFFIIKENKKLKGVASAAGVSALLGITEPAMFGVNLKLRYPFIGAIIGSGIGSAYIAFFKVKAIALGTAGIPGFISISGQNNGWLHYGIAMIIAFIVAFCITYALSYSKKYRNIEA
- a CDS encoding N-acetylmuramoyl-L-alanine amidase, with the protein product MKHIYSKFYNQESKITKLKSEVLGVVLHDDAENNSAEDYIVWLQQRIDNNELEKGWACAYVDKQTCYWFHPSPYVEWHCGNTFANEHYIGIERCQSKINGILSDEQFIKNEEASYWIAALILKKNQLPVNRNTVKLHKMFCNTECPARAWSIHLDNAPTNEENIKMLQDYFIDKIKYYYFNIKGSDMTVVG